ACCGGCGTTTTCATAATGTCGGCAATTTCTTGGTACGAGAATCCCTCAACATCGGCGAGGTACACAGCCATGCGGAAGTCTTCGGAGATTGAGTTGAGGGCGTTCTTCACGACGCTCTCTGGCATGCGATCGATGGCCTCAGCCTCTGCAGAGCGTGAGCGGCTGGATGTGGTGGACTCGGCGTCGCCAAGCTGCCAGTCTTCGAGTTCGTCGATGGCCCCCATATAGGGCTCGCGCTGGCGCTTGCGGTACGTGTTGATGTAGCTGTTCGTCATGATGCGATACAGCCAGGCCTTGAGGTTGGTGCCATCCTGGAACGATTTAAAGGACGCGAATGCCTTCG
The DNA window shown above is from Lysinibacter cavernae and carries:
- a CDS encoding sigma-70 family RNA polymerase sigma factor — protein: MAEQSDLHARFEEQALPYLDQLYGAAIRMTKNPQDAQDLVQETFTKAFASFKSFQDGTNLKAWLYRIMTNSYINTYRKRQREPYMGAIDELEDWQLGDAESTTSSRSRSAEAEAIDRMPESVVKNALNSISEDFRMAVYLADVEGFSYQEIADIMKTPVGTVMSRLHRGRRLLREMLTEYAAEQGHEVGARPQRKGGA